From one Streptomyces sp. SCSIO 30461 genomic stretch:
- a CDS encoding RDD family protein, with translation MSNDQPPPGQQPDDDPFRKKDQGPPPGGPPPGGTPPPGGTPPPGGGGPYGTPPPGSPYGGAGGMPPPPPPYGTGAYGGDPYGRPDPLHGMPPLADSARRIVARLIDWLIVVIPLAFIAIPFGTYDTSRVEDFGDWVTQYNSGGSWIYQIITILAFVLYDALMVNQSGQTLGKKLMKMRVAMLNDGSTPDFGSALVRSAVLWLPALLCCPCVWLLILLIMILVDKPYKQGLHDKAAKTVVVSTTQ, from the coding sequence ATGAGCAACGATCAGCCGCCGCCCGGACAGCAGCCCGACGACGACCCCTTCCGCAAGAAGGACCAGGGCCCCCCGCCCGGTGGGCCTCCTCCCGGAGGTACCCCGCCTCCCGGTGGCACCCCGCCTCCCGGAGGGGGCGGCCCTTACGGCACGCCGCCCCCCGGCTCCCCTTACGGAGGAGCGGGTGGTATGCCCCCGCCGCCACCCCCGTATGGCACGGGTGCCTACGGGGGCGACCCCTACGGCCGTCCCGACCCGCTCCACGGGATGCCGCCGCTCGCCGACTCGGCCCGGCGCATCGTGGCCCGGTTGATCGACTGGCTGATCGTGGTGATCCCGCTGGCGTTCATCGCCATTCCGTTCGGGACCTACGACACGAGCCGGGTGGAGGACTTCGGCGACTGGGTCACCCAGTACAACAGCGGCGGATCGTGGATCTACCAGATCATCACCATCCTGGCGTTCGTGCTCTATGACGCCCTGATGGTCAATCAGAGCGGTCAGACGCTGGGCAAGAAGCTGATGAAGATGCGCGTCGCGATGCTGAACGACGGCAGCACGCCGGACTTCGGCTCCGCACTGGTGCGCTCGGCCGTGCTCTGGCTGCCGGCGTTGCTGTGCTGCCCCTGCGTCTGGCTGCTGATCCTGCTGATCATGATCCTGGTCGACAAGCCCTACAAGCAGGGTCTCCACGACAAGGCGGCCAAGACGGTGGTGGTGTCAACGACGCAGTGA